One Actinomycetota bacterium genomic window, TTGGTGGTGGTCGCCAGCACGTTGGCCCACGGCATCACGTCAGGGGTAGGGCCCGGTCTGTTCCAGCGAGCCAACGAGTACGCGGTCGCCGAGGAAGGAAGCTAACCCGGCGGTCATCGCCGTTGTCGTCCACAGAGCAACCGCAACAACGACGCCGCAGCCGAGGGGATTTGGTCGGACGTCAGGGGCGGTCGTTGAACCGGTAGCCGATCCCGCGCACGGTTTCGATCCGCGTGGGGTCGTGGGGTTCACGCTCGACGCGACTTCGCAGACGCCTGATGTGAACGTCCAGCGTCTTGGTGTCTCCGACGTAATCCGTGCCCCATACCTCCTGGATCAACTGTCCCCGCGTGAGCACACGCCCGGCATGCTCGATCAGGATGGCGAGGAGGTCGAACTCCTTCGGCGGTAGACGGATCTGGTTCCCGTCGACCTGCACTTCGTGCCGTGCACGATCGACACGGACCCCGGCGGCCTCGGACGCTGGTTCGGGCGCGCCGAGGTCCATGGTGGATCGCCGCAGGACCGCCCGGATCCGGGCTGCGAGCTCGCGGATCGAGAACGGTTTGGTCACGTAGTCGTCCGCCCCGAGCTCGAGTCCGAGGACGCGATCGAGCTCGGCATCTCTGGCGGTCAACATGATGATCGGCACGCCGCTGCGGCGGCGTAGCTGTCGGCACACCTCCGTGCCGGGTAGACCCGGGAGCATCAGGTCGAGGAGGACGAGGTCAGGACGGGTCCGCTCCCACGTCGTGAGCGCTTCTTCGCCGTTCATCACCCAGACCACGTCGAAGCCCTCGGCCCCGAGCGAGATCGTGAGCCCTTCCCCGATGGCACGCTCGTCTTCCACGAGCAGCAGCTTGCTCACCATGGACACCTCATCGTTCGTCACGTCCTCCACCCGCACGGTCGCCTGTTGCGTCGAGGATCGGGAGCGACCGTGCAGCGGCTGGCTCGTTGTCGCGGGGAAGGCGCC contains:
- a CDS encoding response regulator transcription factor — its product is MVSKLLLVEDERAIGEGLTISLGAEGFDVVWVMNGEEALTTWERTRPDLVLLDLMLPGLPGTEVCRQLRRRSGVPIIMLTARDAELDRVLGLELGADDYVTKPFSIRELAARIRAVLRRSTMDLGAPEPASEAAGVRVDRARHEVQVDGNQIRLPPKEFDLLAILIEHAGRVLTRGQLIQEVWGTDYVGDTKTLDVHIRRLRSRVEREPHDPTRIETVRGIGYRFNDRP